The Hymenobacter swuensis DY53 genome includes the window CGATAACGTCCTGCGATACGTCTACCAGACGGCGCGTCAAGTAGCCGGCGTCGGCCGTTTTCAGCGCGGTGTCAGCCAGACCTTTCCGGGCACCGTGGGTCGAGATGAAATACTCAATTACATCGAGGCCTTCTTTGAAGTTCGACAGAATCGGGTTTTCGATAATCTCCCCGATTGAACCCTGGAGCGACTTCTGCGGCTTGGCCATCAGCCCCCGCATACCGCCGAGCTGACGAATCTGCTCGCGCGAACCACGGGCACCGGAGTGCATCATCATATAAATCGAGTTGAAGCCCTGGTTCTCCTTTTCGAGGCGACCCATGAGGGTTTCAGTGATTTGGTTGTTGATACGCGTCCAGATGTCGATAACCTGGTTGTAACGCTCGTTGTCCGTAATCAGACCCATCTGGTAATTCTGGGTTACGGCTTTCACATCGGCCTGAGCCTGCGCTACGAGAGCATCTTTCTCTTTCGGAATCTGGATGTCGCCCAAACCCATCGACAGACCACCTTTGTAAGCCGACTGGAAGCCCAGCGTCTTGATGTCGTCGAGGAACTGTGCAGTGCGGGCCATGCCGGTCCGCTTGAACACCATCGAAATGATCTGCTGGAGCTTTTTCTTGGTCAGCAGCTCATCCACGAAGCCCACTTCCGTCGGCACCATCTGGTTGAACAGCACACGACCAGCTACCGTCTCGATGATTTTGGTCACCAAGTCGTCGTTTTCATCGCGCACCAGGGTACGAACCTTGATGTAGGCGTGCTTCGACAGAATGCCTTCGTTGATGGCAATAACTACTTCCTCATCGGAGTAGAACATCATGCCTTCGCCGTCGATTTTCTCCTCGGGCGTGGTACGCTTGCCTTTGGTTACGTAATACAAGCCCAGAACCATGTCCTGCGACGGTACCGCAATCGGGGCGCCGTTGGCGGGGTTCAGGATGTTGTGCGACGCCAGCATGAGCATGGAGGCTTCCAGGATAGCGGCCGGTCCCAGGGGAACGTGCACAGCCATCTGGTCACCGTCAAAGTCAGCGTTGAAGGCCGTACAAACGAGCGGGTGCAGCTGGATAGCCTTGCCCTCGATGAGGCGCGGCTGGAACGCCTGGATACCCAGACGGTGAAGCGTAGGAGCCCGGTTCAGGAGCACTGGGTGGCCTTTCAGCACATTCTCCAGGATGTCCCATACCACAGCGTCCTTGCGGTCCACAATCTTCTTAGCCGACTTCACCGTTTTCACGATACCGCGCTCGATGAGCTTGCGAATGATGAACGGCTTGAACAGCTCGGCCGCCATGTTCTTGGGCAGACCGCACTCGTGCAGTTTCAGCTCAGGACCTACCACGATTACCGAACGACCGGAGTAGTCGACACGCTTACCGAGCAGGTTCTGACGGAAGCGGCCCTGCTTGCCTTTCAGCATATCGGACAGCGACTTCAGGGCGCGGTTGCCTTCGGCGCGCACAGCATTCACCTTACGCGAGTTGTCGAACAGCGAATCCACCGCTTCCTGCAGCATGCGCTTCTCGTTCCGCAGAATCACCTCCGGAGCCTTGATTTCGATCAGGCGCTTGAGGCGGTTGTTGCGGATGATAACGCGACGGTACAGGTCGTTCAGGTCGGAAGTGGCGAAACGGCCACCGTCGAGCGGAACGAGTGGGCGCAGTTCCGGCGGAATCACGGGCACCATGCGGATTACCATCCACTCGGGCTTGTTTTCTACGCGGGTCGAGGCGTCACGGAACGCTTCTACTACACGCAGACGCTTCAACGCCTCAGCCTTACGCTGCTGCGAAGTTTCGTGGGCGGCAGAGTCACGCAGCGAGTAGCTCAGCTCGTCCAGATTGATGCGCTCCAACAGGAGTTGCAGAGCATCAGCACCCATGCGGGCAATGAACTTGTTGGGGTCCTCGTTCGGCAGCATCTGGTTCTCCCGGGGGAGCTTGTCGATGATGTCGAGGTATTCGTCTTCGGTGAGGAAGTCGAGCTGCTGCACGCCTTCGTCGCCCAATACGCCGGGCTGTACAACTACGTACCGCTCGTAATAGATAATCTGATCGAGCTTCTTGGTGGGCAGGCCCAGCAAGTAGCCGATTTTATTGGGCAGGGACTTGAAGTACCAGATGTGCGCAACAGGCACCACCAGTTCGATGTGGCCCATCCGCTCCCGACGTACTTTCTTCTCGGTCACCTCCACGCCGCAACGGTCGCAGATGATGCCTTTGTAGCGAATCCGCTTGTATTTGCCGCAGTGGCATTCCCAGTCCTTCACGGGACCAAAAATCCGCTCGCAAAACAGGCCGCCCATCTCGGGCTTGTACGTCCGGTAGTTGATCGTCTCGGGCTTCACAACTTCGCCGTTCGACCGCTCCAGGATGGATTCGGGCGAGGCCAGCGAAATGGTGACTTTCGAGAAGTCCTGTACCAGTTTCTTGTTTTTTGCAAACGCCATGTAGGGTAGCTGTTGTTAGCTGGTGGCTTTTTTCTGTCCGTTGGTTCCGCCCATCTTAAGAGGGGTCGGAAAGAACGTAACAGTTCGACTCTGCGAAAAGTGCTCTGCGGGTCGGATAGGTACGCCGCGCAGTAGTTCTTCGCCAGGTCTGGTAATTGGGCGACTCAGCAAGCTGAATCAGGGTGCGGCCAGTTGCCGCCGGAGGTTGATGCCGTTCTGACCATATCTCGGAACGACGCCGGCAGCGGCTGTTATCGGTTGCCCGAACCGCGGGTATTCTCTATAAGCAAGACTTGAAAAGTGGCTACCGATACTTGCGCATCAGCAGCCACTACTTTCAAACCTTAGTCAAGCGTGATTTCTAGGGCCAGACCACGCAGCTCATGGATGAGTACGTTGAACGACTCGGGGATATTCGGCTTGGGCAGTACGTCGCCTTTCACAATGGCTTCGTACGCTTTGGCGCGGCCTACCACGTCATCCGACTTCACGGTCAGGATTTCCTGCAGCACGTTGGAAGCACCGAAGGCCTCCAATGCCCACACTTCCATCTCGCCGAAGCGCTGACCACCGAACTGTGCCTTACCACCCAGCGGCTGCTGCGTGATGAGCGAGTACGGTCCAATCGAACGGGCGTGCATCTTGTCATCCACCAAGTGACCCAGTTTCAGCATGTAGATAACACCCACCGTTACCGGCTGGTCGAAACGCTGGCCGGTGAGGCCGTCGTGCAGGTACGCACGGCCGAAGGTCGGCAGCCCGGCTTCCGTCAGTTCGGCTGATACTTCCGCTTCGGTAGCACCATCGAAAATCGGGGTAGCGTAGGTGCGGCCCAGCTTGAGGCCGGCCCAGCCCAGTACCGTCTCGTAAATCTGACCGATGTTCATCCGGCTAGGTACACCCAGCGGGTTGAGCACGATGTCCATTGGCGTGCCGTCGGGCAGGAAAGGCATGTCCTCATCACGCACGATGCGGGCCACTACCCCTTTGTTACCGTGACGACCAGCCATTTTATCACCCACCTTCAGCTTACGCTTCTTGGCGATGTAAACTTTGGCCAGCTGTACAATACCGGCGGGCAGCTCGTCGCCAACCTCCAGCGTAAACCGGTCGCGCTTGAAGCGAGCCGTGATGGTGTTGCGGCGCTTGGCGTAGTTTTTCACCAGTTGCAGCACCATACCGTTCACTCGGGCGTCGGCGGTCCAGCCTTCCAGTACTAGGTCCTTGAAGATATTCACCTCCTCGGGCACGGCGTAGTTGCTCTCGTCCTTGTAGGGGTTCTTCTCGGGGAACAACGCTTCCGTGATGTTCTTCTTCCCGAATTTCACGCCCTTGGTCAGGATTTCGTCGCCGAACTTATGCTTGATACCCTGGGAGGTTTTGCCTTCCAGGAGCTGAATCAGCTTCTCAACCATAATGGACTTGATGCCGCGGAGTTCCTTGGCGTACGAGTCTTTCAGCTCTTCCACTTCCTTCTTCGACTTGGCCCGCAGGTTTTTGTCTTTCTTCGGACGCGAGAACAGCTTGGTGCCGATAACTACACCTTGCAGGGACGGTGGCGCCTTAAGCGAGGCATCCTTCACGTCGCCGGCTTTGTCACCGAAAATGGCGCGGAGCAGCTTCTCTTCCGGAGTCGGGTCGGTTTCGCCCTTCGGCGTAATCTTACCGATCAGAATGTCGCCTTCCTTCACCTCGGCGCCCAGACGGATGATACCGTTGTCGTCGAGGTTACGCACAGCTTCTTCGCTCACGTTCGGAATTTCCGAGGTCAGTTCTTCTTCGCCGCGCTTAGTTTCGCGCACTTCCAACTCAAACTCTTCGATGTGAATCGAAGTGAAGATGTCGTCGCGCACTACTTTCTCCGAGATGACAATGGCATCCTCGAAGTTGTAGCCCTGCCACGGCATGAACGCCACCTGCATGTTCCGGCCCAGAGCCAGCTCACCTTTGTTGGTGCCGTAGCCTTCGCACAAAACCTGGCCTTTCACCACCCGCTCGCCGTTCTTCACGAGCGGCGTCAGGTTGATGCAGGTGTCCTGGTTGGTACGACGGAACTTGATCAGGTCGTAGGAAATCTTCTCAGCATCGAAGCTAACGAGGATGTCGTCTTCCGTCAGGTCGTATTTCACGACGATGCGGTTGGCGTCCACGTAGTCGATTACGCCGTTGCCTTCAGCTACTACCAGCGTGCGCGAGTCGGTAGCTACGCGGCCTTCCAGACCGGTGCCCACAATCGGAGCCTCGGCTTTCAGCAGCGGAACTGCTTGGCGCTGCATGTTCGAGCCCATAAGTGCCCGGTTAGCATCGTCGTGCTCCAGGAACGGAATCAGCGAGGCAGCCACCGATACAATCTGGTTCGGGGCTACGTCCATGTAGCTGTACTCGTCCGGACCAACCACGGGGAAGTCACCCTCGAAACGGCCTTTTACCAAATCGTTGATGAAGTTGCCTTCGTCGTCGATCCGGGCGTTAGCCTGTGCGATGTGGTGGGTGTCTTCTTCCTCAGCGGTCAGGTACTTCACGTGCTCGGTGGTATCCACCTTGCCGTTCTCTACCGTGCGGTAAGGCGTCTCGATGAAGCCCATCGAGTTAACCCGGGCGTGCACGCAAAGCGACGAAATCAGACCGATGTTCGGTCCTTCCGGCGTTTCGATGGTGCAGAGGCGGCCGTAGTGCGTGTAGTGAACGTCACGTACTTCGAAACCAGCCCGCTCGCGCGACAGACCTCCCGGCCCCAGTGCCGATACGCGACGCTTGTGCGTCACCTCGGCCAGTGGGTTGGTCTGGTCCATGAACTGCGACAGCTGGTTGGTGCCGAAGAACGAGTTGATAACCGACGACAGCGTCCGGGCGTTGATCAGATCAACCGGCTTGAAGTCCTCGTTGTCCCGCACGTTCATGCGCTCCTTAATGGTACGCGCCATACGGGCCAGGCCCACGCCGAACTGGGCGTAGAGCTGCTCGCCCACGGTGCGCACGCGGCGGTTACTCAAGTGGTCAATGTCATCGACAATGGCCTTCGAGTTGATCAGACCGATCAGGTATTTCACGATGAGAACAATGTCCTCGTTGGTCAGTACGCGGGCGTCCCAACCGGTGTCAATACCCAGTTTCTTATTGATACGGTAGCGGCCTACGTCCCCGAGGTCGTAGCGCTTATCCGAGAAGAATAGCTTTTGGATGATGTCGCGGGCCGTCTCTTCGTCGGGGGCCTCCGTGTTCCGGAGCTGACGATAGATTTGCTCCACGGCTTCTTTCTCCGAGTTGGAGTTGTCCTTCTGCAGCGTGTTGTAAATGATTGCGTAGTCGGCAATGTTTACATTCTCGCGGTGCAGAATCACCGACTTGGCCCCGGCGTTCAGGATCGTGTCGATGTCGTCCTCCTCGATGGTGGAGTCGCGCTCCAGCAATACCTCGTTCCGGTCGATGGAAACCACTTCCCCGGTGTCCTCGTCCACGAAGTCTTCCGTCCAGGTGCGCAGCACCCGGGCGGCCAGCTTGCGGCCGACGGCTTTCTTGAGGTTCTTTTTATCGGCCTTCACTTCCTCCGACAGCCCGAACAGGTCGAGGATGTCTTTGTCGGTGCCGTAGCCGATGGCGCGCAACAGCGTCGTAACCGGGAATTTCTTCTTCCGGTCGATATACGCGTACATCACGTTGTTCACGTCCGTGGCAAACTCAATCCACGAGCCTTTGAACGGGATGATCCGGGCCGAGTACAGCTTGGTACCGTTCGTGTGCTTGCTCTGGGCGAAGAATACGCCCGGCGAGCGGTGCAGCTGCGATACGATAACGCGCTCAGCACCGTTGATAACGAACGAGCCCTTTTCGGTCATGTAGGGAATGTTCCCGAGGAACACTTCCTGCTCAATTGTTTCGAAATCCTCGTTGTCCGAGTCATTGCAGACTAGGCGCAACTTGGCTTTCAGCGGAACCGAATACGTGAGGCCGCGGTCGATGCACTCGTCAACCGAGTACTTGGGCGGGTCAACGTGGTAATCGAGGAAGGTCAGC containing:
- the rpoC gene encoding DNA-directed RNA polymerase subunit beta'; amino-acid sequence: MAFAKNKKLVQDFSKVTISLASPESILERSNGEVVKPETINYRTYKPEMGGLFCERIFGPVKDWECHCGKYKRIRYKGIICDRCGVEVTEKKVRRERMGHIELVVPVAHIWYFKSLPNKIGYLLGLPTKKLDQIIYYERYVVVQPGVLGDEGVQQLDFLTEDEYLDIIDKLPRENQMLPNEDPNKFIARMGADALQLLLERINLDELSYSLRDSAAHETSQQRKAEALKRLRVVEAFRDASTRVENKPEWMVIRMVPVIPPELRPLVPLDGGRFATSDLNDLYRRVIIRNNRLKRLIEIKAPEVILRNEKRMLQEAVDSLFDNSRKVNAVRAEGNRALKSLSDMLKGKQGRFRQNLLGKRVDYSGRSVIVVGPELKLHECGLPKNMAAELFKPFIIRKLIERGIVKTVKSAKKIVDRKDAVVWDILENVLKGHPVLLNRAPTLHRLGIQAFQPRLIEGKAIQLHPLVCTAFNADFDGDQMAVHVPLGPAAILEASMLMLASHNILNPANGAPIAVPSQDMVLGLYYVTKGKRTTPEEKIDGEGMMFYSDEEVVIAINEGILSKHAYIKVRTLVRDENDDLVTKIIETVAGRVLFNQMVPTEVGFVDELLTKKKLQQIISMVFKRTGMARTAQFLDDIKTLGFQSAYKGGLSMGLGDIQIPKEKDALVAQAQADVKAVTQNYQMGLITDNERYNQVIDIWTRINNQITETLMGRLEKENQGFNSIYMMMHSGARGSREQIRQLGGMRGLMAKPQKSLQGSIGEIIENPILSNFKEGLDVIEYFISTHGARKGLADTALKTADAGYLTRRLVDVSQDVIVNEVDCGTLRGIETFALKDNEDIVEPLSERILGRVAVHDIIDPLTDEVILPAGLEITEEVTRRIDQTSIESVEIRSVLTCESKRGICGKCYGRNLSSGRMVQKGEAVGVIAAQSIGEPGTQLTLRTFHVGGTASNIAVEASLKAKFAGVVEFEDIRTVETANPDGEPVKVVMGRSGEIRIVEKGTGKVFISNHVPYGSFLLVEEGQEVEKGAELNNWDPYNAVILAEFDGTVQYDAITEGITYREESDEQTGHREKVIIESKAKDQNPAIIVRPGKKGDMEGSKGYSIPVGSHLNVENGEKIKAGQILAKIPRAVGKTRDITGGLPRVTELFEARNPSNPAVVAEIDGVVTYGTVKRGNREIFVESKDGVKKKYMVPLSKHILVQDNDFIRAGAPLSDGAITPSDILSIQGPGAVQEYLVNEIQEVYRLQGVKINDKHIEVVVRQMMQKVVILDAGDTTFLEHQVIDKIIFMEENDTIIDMKVVTNAGDSSNLKPGQIVTARRLRDENSSLRRRDLQLVEVRDAQPSVSRPTLQGITQASLGTQSFISAASFQETTKVLSEAAIRGKADELLGLKENVIVGHLIPAGTGLREYTRQIVGSKEEMEAAQAAKTEEAATPAKRPARASRRESVSE
- the rpoB gene encoding DNA-directed RNA polymerase subunit beta; amino-acid sequence: MQKLQAADERINFAKIKKVIEYPDFLDVQVRSFMDFFQLETAAENRTDEGLFKVFAENFPISDSRENFVLTFLDYHVDPPKYSVDECIDRGLTYSVPLKAKLRLVCNDSDNEDFETIEQEVFLGNIPYMTEKGSFVINGAERVIVSQLHRSPGVFFAQSKHTNGTKLYSARIIPFKGSWIEFATDVNNVMYAYIDRKKKFPVTTLLRAIGYGTDKDILDLFGLSEEVKADKKNLKKAVGRKLAARVLRTWTEDFVDEDTGEVVSIDRNEVLLERDSTIEEDDIDTILNAGAKSVILHRENVNIADYAIIYNTLQKDNSNSEKEAVEQIYRQLRNTEAPDEETARDIIQKLFFSDKRYDLGDVGRYRINKKLGIDTGWDARVLTNEDIVLIVKYLIGLINSKAIVDDIDHLSNRRVRTVGEQLYAQFGVGLARMARTIKERMNVRDNEDFKPVDLINARTLSSVINSFFGTNQLSQFMDQTNPLAEVTHKRRVSALGPGGLSRERAGFEVRDVHYTHYGRLCTIETPEGPNIGLISSLCVHARVNSMGFIETPYRTVENGKVDTTEHVKYLTAEEEDTHHIAQANARIDDEGNFINDLVKGRFEGDFPVVGPDEYSYMDVAPNQIVSVAASLIPFLEHDDANRALMGSNMQRQAVPLLKAEAPIVGTGLEGRVATDSRTLVVAEGNGVIDYVDANRIVVKYDLTEDDILVSFDAEKISYDLIKFRRTNQDTCINLTPLVKNGERVVKGQVLCEGYGTNKGELALGRNMQVAFMPWQGYNFEDAIVISEKVVRDDIFTSIHIEEFELEVRETKRGEEELTSEIPNVSEEAVRNLDDNGIIRLGAEVKEGDILIGKITPKGETDPTPEEKLLRAIFGDKAGDVKDASLKAPPSLQGVVIGTKLFSRPKKDKNLRAKSKKEVEELKDSYAKELRGIKSIMVEKLIQLLEGKTSQGIKHKFGDEILTKGVKFGKKNITEALFPEKNPYKDESNYAVPEEVNIFKDLVLEGWTADARVNGMVLQLVKNYAKRRNTITARFKRDRFTLEVGDELPAGIVQLAKVYIAKKRKLKVGDKMAGRHGNKGVVARIVRDEDMPFLPDGTPMDIVLNPLGVPSRMNIGQIYETVLGWAGLKLGRTYATPIFDGATEAEVSAELTEAGLPTFGRAYLHDGLTGQRFDQPVTVGVIYMLKLGHLVDDKMHARSIGPYSLITQQPLGGKAQFGGQRFGEMEVWALEAFGASNVLQEILTVKSDDVVGRAKAYEAIVKGDVLPKPNIPESFNVLIHELRGLALEITLD